A single region of the Paraburkholderia sprentiae WSM5005 genome encodes:
- a CDS encoding NfeD family protein — protein MAPGGLFWWIAAGVLVALELMSGTFYLLMIALGCVAAAFARIAGAGADLQFVVAALVALAAVVLLRRSRFGRRKREQASRNPDVNLDIGQTVNVPAWQERKARANYRGAAWDVELAAGEPEDAQVYEIRELRGSCLVVVASRQPKARANAT, from the coding sequence GTGGCGCCTGGTGGATTGTTCTGGTGGATCGCGGCGGGTGTGCTTGTCGCTCTGGAGCTGATGAGCGGCACCTTCTATCTGTTGATGATCGCGTTGGGCTGCGTCGCGGCCGCGTTTGCGCGCATTGCCGGCGCTGGGGCTGATCTGCAGTTCGTGGTGGCGGCGCTGGTCGCGCTCGCGGCGGTCGTGCTGCTCAGGCGCTCGCGCTTTGGCCGCCGCAAGCGCGAGCAGGCTTCGCGTAATCCGGACGTCAATCTGGATATCGGGCAGACGGTGAACGTGCCGGCCTGGCAGGAGCGCAAGGCACGTGCGAACTATCGTGGCGCGGCATGGGATGTCGAGCTGGCCGCGGGCGAACCCGAAGACGCGCAGGTCTACGAGATCAGGGAATTACGCGGCAGTTGCCTGGTCGTTGTCGCGAGCCGGCAGCCGAAAGCCCGCGCGAACGCGACCTGA